A single region of the Mycobacterium lentiflavum genome encodes:
- a CDS encoding DUF3052 domain-containing protein, translated as MVAADDASNYARKLGVQRDQVVQEFGWDEDTDDDIRAAVEEACGSELLDEDTDEVVDVVLLWWRDGDGDLVDTLMDAISPLAEDGVIWVLTPKTGKPGHVLPAEIAEAAPTAGLMPTSSVNLGDWSASRLVQPKSRAGKR; from the coding sequence GTGGTCGCGGCGGATGACGCCTCGAACTACGCTCGCAAGCTGGGCGTCCAACGAGACCAGGTTGTCCAGGAGTTCGGTTGGGACGAGGACACCGATGACGACATCCGCGCGGCGGTCGAGGAGGCCTGCGGCTCCGAGTTGCTCGATGAGGACACCGACGAGGTGGTCGACGTCGTCCTGCTCTGGTGGCGCGACGGCGACGGTGACCTGGTGGACACCCTGATGGACGCCATCAGCCCGCTGGCCGAGGACGGCGTGATCTGGGTGCTGACACCCAAGACCGGCAAGCCCGGCCACGTGCTGCCCGCCGAGATCGCCGAAGCGGCTCCGACCGCCGGCCTGATGCCGACGTCGTCGGTCAACCTGGGGGACTGGAGCGCCAGCCGGCTGGTGCAGCCGAAGTCGCGCGCCGGGAAGCGTTAA
- a CDS encoding peroxiredoxin, whose amino-acid sequence MLPVGTTAPDFTLRDQNQQRVTLSSYRGDKNVLLVFFPLAFTGICQGELDLLRDHLPEFENDESVVLAISVGPPPTHKVWSIESGFLFPVLSDFWPHGEVCQAYGVFNDHAGYPNRGTFVVDRSGIIRFAEMKEPGEARDQRLWTEALDALRA is encoded by the coding sequence ATGCTGCCTGTCGGGACGACGGCCCCCGATTTCACTCTGCGCGACCAGAACCAGCAGCGCGTCACCCTGAGCAGCTATCGCGGCGACAAGAACGTACTGCTGGTGTTCTTCCCGTTGGCGTTTACCGGGATTTGCCAGGGTGAGCTGGACCTGCTGCGCGATCACCTGCCCGAATTCGAAAACGACGAGAGCGTGGTGCTGGCGATCTCGGTGGGGCCCCCGCCCACGCACAAGGTCTGGTCGATCGAAAGCGGCTTCCTGTTTCCGGTGCTGTCGGACTTTTGGCCGCACGGCGAGGTCTGTCAGGCCTACGGCGTGTTCAACGACCACGCCGGTTATCCGAACCGCGGCACGTTCGTGGTCGACCGGTCCGGGATCATCCGGTTCGCCGAGATGAAAGAACCGGGTGAAGCGCGCGATCAGCGATTGTGGACCGAGGCGCTGGACGCTTTGCGGGCCTGA
- a CDS encoding TetR/AcrR family transcriptional regulator, which translates to MAAQQVIAERGVENLSLREVARKLGVSHQAPYKHYPSRDHLLAEVMRRCFQRFAEYLDAREHFDDPGDELASLGRRYLSYAQQHPLEYRLMFSTPWPETAEGPELVRDAIHAFDVLRQALRRIHGPATSSSDQVDLDALFIWSSMHGLAGALNGDVVGRLRLTPDVLDRATTHVMQRIGHALED; encoded by the coding sequence GTGGCGGCTCAGCAAGTGATCGCAGAACGCGGTGTGGAGAATCTGAGCCTGCGCGAGGTGGCACGCAAACTCGGCGTCTCTCATCAGGCGCCGTACAAGCATTACCCCAGCCGCGACCATCTGCTTGCCGAGGTGATGCGCCGCTGCTTTCAACGGTTCGCCGAGTATCTGGACGCCCGAGAGCATTTCGATGACCCCGGCGACGAATTAGCCTCGCTGGGACGCCGCTACCTCAGCTACGCCCAACAGCACCCATTGGAATATCGGCTGATGTTCTCCACCCCCTGGCCGGAAACGGCCGAAGGCCCCGAGTTGGTGCGTGACGCGATTCACGCATTTGACGTACTACGGCAAGCCTTGCGTCGCATCCACGGCCCCGCAACGTCGAGCTCAGATCAGGTTGACCTCGACGCGCTGTTCATTTGGTCTTCGATGCACGGACTTGCCGGTGCGTTGAACGGCGACGTCGTCGGCAGACTGCGGTTGACACCGGATGTGCTCGACCGCGCCACCACCCATGTCATGCAACGCATCGGGCACGCGCTGGAGGATTGA
- the aceE gene encoding pyruvate dehydrogenase (acetyl-transferring), homodimeric type, whose amino-acid sequence MTTEFARHDLAKTPSNGSEPDRVRVIRDGVASYLPDIDPEETSEWLESFDELLERSGPGRARYLMLRLLERAGEQRVSLPALTSTDYVNTIPTELEPWFPGDEDVERRFRAWIRWNAAIMVHRAQRPGIGVGGHISTYASSAALYEVGFNHFFRGKAHPGGGDQVFIQGHASPGIYARAFLEGRLTADRLDGFRQEHSHPGGGLPSYPHPRLMPDFWEFPTVSMGLGPMNAIYQARFNHYLHDRGIKDTSDQHVWAFLGDGEMDEPESRGLIQVAANEALDNLTFVINCNLQRLDGPVRGNGKIIQELESFFRGAGWNVIKVVWGREWDALLHADRDGALVNLMNTTPDGDYQTYKANDGAYVRDHFFGRDPRTKALVESMTDSEIWNLKRGGHDYRKVYAAYRAAVDHKGQPTVILAKTIKGYSLGAHFQGRNATHQMKKLAIEDLKYFRDAIRIPISDAQLEEDPYLPPYYHPGPDAPEIRYMLDRRRQLGGFLPERPTKAKALKLPSRDIYAPLKKGSGHQEVATTMALVRTFKEVMRDKEIGPRIVPIIPDEARTFGMDSWFPSLKIYNRLGQLYTAVDADLMLAYKESEIGQILHEGINEAGSTASFTAAGTSYATHNEPMIPLYIFYSMFGFQRTGDGFWAAADQMARGFVLGATAGRTTLTGEGLQHADGHSLLLAATNPAVVSYDPAFAYEIAYIVESGLARMFGPNPENIYFYITIYNEPYVQPAEPHNLDPEGVLRGIYRYQMASERRTNTAQILASGVAMPSAVKAAEMLAAEWDVAADVWSVTSWGELNRDGLAIQQAQLRYPDKPAGVPYITKALEGATGPVIAVSDWMRGVPEQIRQWVPNTFVTLGTDGFGFSDTRPAARRFFNTDAESQVVAVLEALARDGEIDPSVPLAAARQYRIDDVQAAPKQTSDPGVA is encoded by the coding sequence TTGACGACCGAGTTCGCGCGCCACGATCTGGCCAAAACCCCAAGCAACGGAAGCGAACCCGATCGCGTCCGGGTGATCCGAGACGGTGTCGCGTCGTATCTGCCCGACATCGATCCCGAGGAAACGTCGGAGTGGCTGGAGTCCTTCGATGAACTGCTGGAGCGCTCGGGTCCGGGCCGGGCCCGCTACCTGATGTTGCGGTTGCTGGAACGCGCGGGCGAACAGCGGGTGTCGCTGCCGGCGCTGACGTCCACCGACTACGTGAACACCATCCCGACCGAGCTGGAACCGTGGTTCCCCGGCGACGAGGACGTCGAACGTCGCTTCCGGGCCTGGATCCGCTGGAACGCCGCGATCATGGTGCACCGCGCCCAGCGTCCGGGAATCGGCGTGGGCGGCCACATTTCGACGTACGCCTCGTCGGCGGCGCTGTACGAGGTCGGTTTCAACCACTTCTTCCGCGGCAAGGCGCACCCGGGCGGCGGCGACCAGGTGTTCATCCAGGGCCACGCGTCCCCCGGGATTTACGCGCGCGCGTTCCTGGAAGGCCGGCTGACCGCTGACCGACTCGACGGCTTTCGGCAGGAGCACAGCCACCCGGGCGGCGGGCTGCCGTCGTATCCCCACCCGCGGCTGATGCCCGACTTCTGGGAGTTCCCGACGGTGTCGATGGGCCTGGGCCCGATGAACGCCATCTACCAGGCCCGCTTCAACCACTACCTGCACGACCGCGGCATCAAGGACACCTCGGATCAGCATGTGTGGGCGTTCCTCGGCGACGGCGAGATGGACGAACCGGAGAGCCGCGGCCTGATCCAGGTGGCCGCCAACGAGGCGCTGGACAATTTGACGTTCGTCATCAACTGCAACCTGCAGCGCCTCGACGGTCCGGTGCGCGGAAACGGCAAGATCATTCAGGAACTGGAGTCGTTCTTCCGCGGCGCCGGATGGAACGTGATCAAGGTGGTCTGGGGCCGCGAGTGGGACGCCCTGCTGCACGCCGACCGCGACGGCGCGCTGGTGAACCTGATGAACACCACGCCCGACGGCGACTACCAGACCTACAAGGCTAACGACGGCGCCTACGTCCGCGACCACTTCTTCGGCCGCGATCCGCGCACCAAGGCGCTCGTCGAATCGATGACCGATTCCGAGATCTGGAATCTCAAGCGCGGTGGCCACGACTACCGCAAGGTCTATGCCGCCTACCGCGCCGCCGTCGACCACAAGGGACAGCCGACGGTGATCCTGGCCAAGACCATCAAGGGCTACTCGCTGGGCGCGCACTTCCAGGGTCGTAACGCCACGCATCAGATGAAAAAGCTTGCGATAGAAGACCTTAAGTATTTCCGCGACGCCATCCGGATTCCGATCAGCGACGCTCAACTGGAGGAAGACCCCTACCTGCCGCCCTACTATCACCCCGGACCCGATGCCCCCGAGATCCGCTACATGCTGGACCGGCGTCGCCAGCTAGGCGGCTTCCTGCCCGAGCGCCCGACGAAAGCCAAGGCGCTCAAGCTTCCCAGCCGCGACATCTACGCACCGCTGAAGAAGGGCTCGGGGCACCAAGAGGTCGCCACCACGATGGCACTGGTGCGCACCTTCAAAGAAGTGATGCGGGACAAGGAGATTGGCCCGCGTATCGTGCCGATCATTCCCGACGAGGCCCGCACGTTCGGCATGGACTCGTGGTTCCCGTCGCTGAAGATCTACAACCGCCTCGGCCAGCTCTACACGGCGGTGGACGCCGATTTGATGTTGGCGTACAAGGAAAGTGAAATCGGGCAGATCCTGCACGAGGGCATCAACGAGGCCGGCTCGACTGCGTCGTTCACCGCGGCCGGCACGTCGTACGCGACGCACAACGAGCCGATGATCCCGCTCTACATCTTCTACTCGATGTTCGGGTTCCAGCGCACCGGCGACGGGTTCTGGGCTGCGGCCGACCAGATGGCGCGCGGATTTGTGTTGGGGGCCACCGCCGGTCGCACCACGCTGACCGGCGAGGGCCTGCAGCACGCCGACGGTCACTCGCTACTGCTGGCCGCCACGAACCCGGCGGTCGTCTCGTACGACCCGGCGTTCGCCTACGAGATCGCCTACATCGTCGAGAGCGGGCTGGCGCGGATGTTCGGCCCCAACCCGGAGAACATCTACTTCTACATCACCATCTACAACGAGCCCTACGTACAGCCGGCCGAGCCGCACAACCTCGATCCCGAGGGCGTGCTGCGCGGAATCTACCGGTACCAGATGGCCAGCGAGCGGCGCACCAACACCGCGCAGATCCTGGCCTCCGGGGTGGCGATGCCGTCGGCGGTGAAGGCGGCCGAGATGCTGGCCGCCGAGTGGGACGTCGCCGCCGACGTGTGGTCGGTGACCAGTTGGGGTGAGCTCAATCGCGACGGGCTGGCGATCCAGCAGGCCCAGCTGCGTTATCCCGACAAGCCGGCCGGCGTCCCGTACATCACGAAAGCGCTCGAAGGCGCCACCGGGCCGGTGATCGCCGTGTCGGACTGGATGCGTGGGGTGCCCGAGCAGATCCGGCAGTGGGTGCCGAATACCTTCGTCACGCTGGGCACCGACGGGTTCGGCTTCTCCGACACCCGCCCGGCGGCCCGGCGGTTCTTCAACACCGACGCGGAGTCGCAGGTGGTGGCGGTGCTCGAGGCGCTGGCCCGCGACGGCGAGATCGACCCGTCGGTGCCGCTCGCGGCGGCGCGTCAGTACCGGATCGACGACGTCCAGGCCGCGCCGAAGCAGACGTCCGACCCCGGCGTCGCCTAG
- a CDS encoding SDR family NAD(P)-dependent oxidoreductase, whose amino-acid sequence MRTILSWLTVSTMVPTLVDSVNHARETGAAMQTRATATTSAFARRYGPWALVTGASDGIGREFVTQLAARGLNVVLVARRAAMLEALSAELVAHQHVSCRVVPLDLAQPHSVDRLVAATSDLDIGLVVAAAGFGTSGRLIDAPLTAEVELLTVNCAAVLEMTWHYGRRLAERGRGGIVLMSSLLGFAGVPQAANYAATKAYIQSLAEGLSREFAPMGVDVISSAPGPVHSGFRGSREYAHRRRDETRGGCPRNLARPGPSHHHTSRRAGEATGLVTVAAAATVAGPGVGAGDEIDGGRRRKAAAGARLVNLGRDRQPVRQHCQRP is encoded by the coding sequence ATGCGCACCATCCTGAGCTGGTTGACAGTGTCAACCATGGTGCCTACCCTGGTAGACAGTGTCAACCACGCTCGGGAAACGGGAGCAGCCATGCAGACTAGAGCGACTGCGACGACGTCGGCGTTTGCGCGTCGCTATGGACCGTGGGCGCTTGTGACCGGCGCCAGCGACGGCATCGGCCGCGAGTTCGTCACTCAGTTGGCGGCACGAGGTTTGAATGTCGTTCTGGTGGCCCGCCGCGCGGCGATGCTGGAGGCCTTGTCCGCTGAACTCGTTGCGCACCAACATGTTTCGTGCCGTGTGGTCCCTTTGGACTTGGCGCAACCCCACTCAGTCGACCGGCTGGTCGCAGCAACCAGCGACCTCGATATAGGACTCGTTGTGGCGGCGGCCGGCTTTGGGACATCAGGGCGATTGATCGACGCACCTTTGACTGCCGAAGTCGAGCTGTTGACCGTGAATTGCGCTGCGGTACTTGAGATGACGTGGCACTACGGGCGCCGGCTTGCCGAGCGGGGCCGCGGTGGCATCGTCCTCATGAGCTCGTTGCTGGGTTTCGCCGGCGTTCCACAAGCCGCCAACTACGCCGCCACCAAAGCCTATATTCAAAGCCTCGCCGAGGGCCTGAGCCGAGAATTCGCCCCCATGGGCGTCGACGTCATCTCGTCCGCGCCCGGGCCGGTACACAGCGGTTTTCGCGGCTCGCGCGAATATGCACATCGCCGCCGCGACGAAACCCGCGGTGGTTGCCCGCGCAACCTTGCACGCCCTGGGCCATCGCACCACCACACGTCCCGGAGGGCTGGCGAAGCTACTGGGCTGGTCACTGTCGCTGCTGCCGCGACCGTTGCAGGTCCTGGTGTTGGCGCAGGTGATGAAATCGATGGCGGTCGACGCAGAAAAGCCGCAGCCGGCGCCCGCCTCGTTAATCTAGGTCGTGACCGCCAGCCAGTCAGACAACACTGCCAGCGCCCGTGA
- a CDS encoding glycosyltransferase: MKFVLAGYGTRGDVEPFAALARELRSRGHDVCLAVPPWMLGFVESTGLAAVAFGTNPPPLGGVDDVVRRVTQILADWSTGFKALANGADLLVTGKGEQRVAANVAEYYGIPHAALHFFPGDPTIPGGLMGELTQQAHNAQRRDLSLPDVAAPAREPLEIQAYDEFCFPGLATEWAQRGKRRPFVGALTMELPTDADAEVLSWIAAGTPPIYFGFGGAMTLPNPAETVAVITAACAQLGERALIGGGPPGIAPAGHVKLVDAVNHAAVFPACRAVVHHGGAGTTATAMRAGVPTLILWHAGDDQPVWAAAVTRLGVGFGREFWSTTPDLLIAGLRSILAPDCVARARELATTTTEPAESVARAADLLEDAAGAGRGG; the protein is encoded by the coding sequence GTGAAGTTCGTGCTGGCCGGCTACGGCACTCGCGGCGATGTCGAGCCGTTCGCCGCGCTCGCTCGCGAGCTGCGCAGCCGGGGTCACGACGTGTGCCTGGCGGTCCCGCCCTGGATGCTCGGCTTCGTCGAGTCGACGGGGCTTGCCGCGGTCGCGTTCGGCACGAATCCGCCGCCGCTGGGCGGCGTGGACGACGTCGTGCGGCGCGTCACCCAGATCCTGGCGGACTGGAGCACGGGCTTCAAGGCGCTGGCGAATGGGGCCGACCTGCTGGTGACGGGCAAGGGCGAGCAACGCGTGGCCGCCAATGTCGCGGAATACTACGGAATCCCGCATGCGGCATTGCATTTCTTCCCTGGCGACCCCACGATCCCGGGCGGCCTGATGGGGGAGCTGACCCAGCAGGCGCACAACGCTCAACGTCGCGATCTGAGCCTGCCCGACGTCGCCGCGCCCGCGCGAGAACCCTTGGAAATCCAGGCATATGACGAGTTCTGCTTTCCCGGGCTGGCCACCGAATGGGCGCAACGGGGTAAGCGACGGCCCTTCGTCGGGGCACTGACGATGGAGTTGCCGACGGACGCCGACGCGGAGGTGTTGTCGTGGATCGCCGCGGGAACGCCGCCGATCTACTTCGGGTTCGGCGGCGCCATGACGCTGCCCAATCCCGCCGAGACGGTGGCCGTGATCACCGCGGCCTGTGCGCAGTTGGGGGAGCGGGCGTTGATCGGTGGCGGGCCGCCCGGCATTGCACCTGCCGGTCACGTGAAGTTGGTGGACGCGGTGAATCATGCGGCGGTTTTCCCGGCCTGTCGGGCGGTCGTCCACCATGGCGGTGCCGGAACCACGGCCACTGCGATGCGCGCCGGCGTTCCGACGTTGATCCTGTGGCATGCCGGCGACGATCAGCCGGTGTGGGCGGCGGCGGTCACCCGGCTGGGAGTCGGCTTCGGGCGCGAATTCTGGTCCACCACTCCGGATTTACTGATCGCGGGGCTGCGCTCGATTCTCGCGCCGGACTGCGTTGCGCGGGCCCGCGAGTTGGCGACCACGACGACCGAACCCGCCGAAAGCGTTGCGAGGGCAGCCGATCTTCTCGAGGACGCCGCCGGTGCAGGACGGGGCGGCTAG
- a CDS encoding DUF2510 domain-containing protein produces MSSEQAPPPPKSAPGWYPDPAGVGHGLQRYFDGRQWTSEWAFAAEALKDSPADPSKKDISRKAALAVAALVALGLLIIIGKSWGFDDRNDSQATSSSSGPAAAGPSTLTEAMPPTPTGPKKPDGVAFAISAGPNGDVVDARFAIRDNYTETMIKDGARHDTIDILRYARATYPDASAVNVQGTFPMTDPYGNTATHVAIDLTYSRETLNKINFDGVSKNSIWEIRDSGSILPAFQP; encoded by the coding sequence ATGTCATCTGAACAGGCGCCGCCCCCGCCCAAATCGGCGCCGGGATGGTACCCAGACCCTGCCGGGGTCGGCCATGGGTTGCAGCGGTACTTCGACGGCCGGCAGTGGACCAGCGAGTGGGCTTTCGCCGCGGAGGCGCTCAAGGACTCACCCGCGGACCCGTCGAAGAAGGACATCTCGAGAAAGGCGGCCCTGGCCGTGGCGGCACTCGTCGCGCTCGGTCTGCTCATCATCATCGGCAAAAGCTGGGGTTTCGACGATAGGAATGACAGCCAGGCGACGTCGTCGTCGAGCGGTCCGGCCGCGGCTGGACCGTCGACACTAACCGAGGCGATGCCACCGACCCCGACCGGCCCCAAGAAGCCAGACGGAGTGGCCTTCGCCATTTCTGCTGGCCCGAATGGCGACGTCGTCGACGCCCGATTTGCCATTCGGGACAATTACACCGAGACGATGATCAAAGACGGTGCGCGGCACGACACCATCGACATTCTCCGATACGCACGAGCGACCTACCCGGACGCTTCCGCCGTGAACGTGCAGGGCACCTTCCCGATGACCGACCCATACGGCAATACCGCGACTCACGTTGCCATCGATCTCACGTATTCGCGAGAAACGTTGAATAAGATCAACTTTGATGGCGTGAGCAAGAACAGTATCTGGGAGATTCGCGATTCCGGCTCTATTCTTCCTGCTTTTCAGCCCTAG
- a CDS encoding PPE family protein — MSSYLRNREHGYGFGLLPPEVNSGLMYTGPGSGPMLAAAAGWEATAAQLEAAARGCSSENSALVGRWLGPSSMRMAAAASRHVAWLQVSAIRAAQTATQAYGAAAAYEAAFAMTVPPPAIAANRARLMVLVATNFFGQNTAAIAATEAEYLGMWVQDATAMYGYAVASETASSLEPFDEPSQTTNPNGQNDEVNAVTRAASQATSGRTQSAIQLASNNASAHTAGATPVDPGTTVTAPPGSTLSLGDSVDVSVNPGSGLVTVGSLGLADTQISTNGSIVVNLGGKVTLISNALVNGVPSGGGMFFWAETAPITVTPVDSVNPAALFLNSGSVTLATGAAPSQIFTFGDGVTVTVGAANASITNVSGTVTLATLAPATGAPTGLGAVSPLSASPGLAGTAAIQPQVNVDLLTQGLSGVDLAAADLAVAVG; from the coding sequence GTGAGCTCATATTTGCGAAATAGGGAGCACGGCTATGGATTTGGTTTGCTGCCGCCAGAGGTCAATTCGGGGCTGATGTATACCGGGCCGGGGTCGGGGCCGATGCTCGCTGCCGCGGCCGGCTGGGAGGCGACGGCCGCCCAGCTGGAGGCTGCCGCGAGGGGTTGTTCCTCGGAGAATTCCGCACTGGTCGGCCGGTGGTTGGGCCCCTCCTCGATGAGGATGGCCGCCGCGGCCTCCCGGCATGTGGCGTGGCTGCAGGTCAGCGCCATTCGCGCCGCGCAGACCGCGACCCAGGCCTACGGCGCGGCAGCGGCGTACGAGGCGGCGTTCGCGATGACGGTGCCCCCGCCGGCGATCGCCGCCAATCGGGCCCGGCTGATGGTACTGGTGGCGACCAACTTTTTCGGTCAGAACACCGCGGCGATCGCGGCCACCGAGGCCGAGTACCTGGGCATGTGGGTCCAGGATGCGACCGCGATGTACGGCTACGCCGTCGCCTCGGAAACCGCAAGCAGCCTGGAACCATTCGACGAACCGTCCCAGACCACTAACCCCAACGGGCAGAACGACGAGGTCAACGCCGTCACCCGGGCCGCCAGCCAGGCCACCAGCGGACGCACCCAATCGGCGATTCAGCTTGCCTCGAACAACGCCTCAGCGCACACCGCCGGCGCGACCCCCGTCGACCCGGGGACCACCGTCACCGCGCCACCCGGGAGCACCCTCAGCCTCGGCGACAGCGTGGACGTCTCCGTCAATCCCGGGTCGGGACTCGTCACCGTTGGCAGCTTGGGCCTGGCCGACACCCAAATCAGCACCAACGGCTCCATCGTCGTCAACCTCGGCGGCAAGGTCACCCTGATATCCAACGCCCTGGTGAACGGTGTCCCGTCCGGCGGAGGAATGTTTTTCTGGGCCGAAACCGCGCCCATCACCGTGACCCCGGTGGATTCGGTCAACCCAGCAGCACTCTTCCTCAACTCCGGCTCCGTCACACTAGCCACCGGTGCCGCTCCGTCCCAGATCTTCACCTTCGGCGACGGCGTTACCGTCACGGTGGGTGCCGCCAACGCCTCCATCACCAATGTGTCCGGCACCGTCACCCTTGCCACGCTCGCGCCCGCCACCGGCGCTCCTACCGGGCTGGGGGCGGTGTCGCCGCTGAGTGCTTCGCCGGGTCTGGCGGGGACCGCGGCGATTCAACCGCAGGTCAACGTGGACTTGCTGACCCAGGGTCTATCCGGTGTCGACCTCGCCGCCGCTGACTTGGCGGTAGCGGTCGGATGA